The sequence CACCGTGAAGTGGTTCAACGCGGAAAAGGGCTTCGGCTTCATCGAGCAGGACGGTGGCGGCCCCGACGTGTTCGCCCACTACTCGAACATCAACGCCAGCGGCTTCCGCGAGCTGCTCGAGGGCCAGAAGGTCGAGTTCGACGTCACGCAGGGCCAGAAGGGCCCGCAGGCGGAGAACATTCGCCCGCTGTAGTACTTCCGGCCGTCCGGCTCCGCCGCCCGGCCCGGGCCCGCACCGCGCACTCGCGGTGCGGGCCCTTCGGTTTTCCCGCGCCGCTTCCGCTCGCCCCCGGGTCTGCCGGATTCCCCCGTCGAGAAGAAGGACGAATCCAAGCATGTCCAGCGCACGTGTGATCCTGAGCGGCACTCCCGGTTCGTTCGCCCGGGACGTCTTCCACGAGCGGCACCCGAAGCTCGTTCAGCAGGTGCTCGACGCACTGCCGTACGGGCCGAGCCAGCGAGCCGCAGTCGAGGACCTCCTCGCCGAGAGCACCAGCGGTGTGCTGCAACCGC comes from Streptomyces sp. TLI_053 and encodes:
- a CDS encoding cold-shock protein; this encodes MANGTVKWFNAEKGFGFIEQDGGGPDVFAHYSNINASGFRELLEGQKVEFDVTQGQKGPQAENIRPL